The Coregonus clupeaformis isolate EN_2021a chromosome 26, ASM2061545v1, whole genome shotgun sequence genome window below encodes:
- the LOC121540762 gene encoding acyl-CoA Delta-4 desaturase isoform X1 has protein sequence MGGGGQQTESGEPAKGDRGGPGGGGGGSAVYTWEEVQRHSHRGDQWLVIDRKVYNITQWVKRHPGGIRVISHFAGEDATEAFSAFHPDPNFVRKFLKPLLIGALAPTEPSQDQGKNAALVQDFQALRDHVEREGLLRARPLFFSLYLGHILLLEALALGLLWVWGTSWSLTLLCSLMLATSQSQAGWLQHDFGHLSVFKKSSWNHKLHKFVIGHLKGASANWWNHRHFQHHAKPNVFSKDPDINSLHVFVLGDKQPVEYGIKKLKYMPYHHQHKYFFLIFSFCLSVGPPLIIPVFFNIQIFRTMFSQRDWVDLAWSMTFYLRFFCCYYPFFGFFGSVALISFVRFLESHWFVWVTQMSHLPMEMDHERRQDWLTMQLSATCNIEQSPFNDWFSGHLNFQIEHHLFPTMPRHNYHLVAPLVRALCEKHGVPYEVKTLQKGITDVVRSLKKSGDLWLDAYLHK, from the exons ATGGGGGGCGGAGGCCAGCAGACGGAGTCAGGCGAGCCGGCCAAGGGTGACAGGGGTGGGCCCGGTGGAGGGGGAGGTGGCAGTGCAGTCTACACCTGGGAAGAGGTCCAGAGGCACTCCCACAGAGGCGATCAGTGGTTGGTCATCGACAGGAAGGTCTATAATATTACCCAGTGGGTGAAGAGACACCCGGGGGGCATCAGGGTCATCAGTCACTTTGCTGGAGAAGATGCCACG GAAGCATTTTCCGCCTTCCATCCCGATCCTAATTTTGTCCGGAAGTTTCTGAAGCCGTTGCTGATTGGAGCGCTGGCACCCACAGAGCCCAGCCAAGACCAGGGGAAAAAT GCAGCACTGGTGCAGGACTTCCAGGCCTTGCGTGAtcatgtggagagagagggactcCTCCGTGCCCGCCCCCTGTTCTTCAGCCTCTACCTGGGCCACATCCTGCTACTAGAGGCCCTGGCTTTGGGCCTGCTCTGGGTCTGGGGGACCAGCTGGAGCCTCACACTGCTCTGTTCCCTCATGCTGGCCACGTCTCAG tcccaggctggctggctgcagCATGACTTCGGCCACCTGTCAGTCTTCAAGAAATCCAGTTGGAATCACAAACTGCACAAGTTTGTCATTGGACATCTAAAG GGTGCCTCTGCCAACTGGTGGAACCATCGTCACTTCCAGCACCACGCTAAACCCAACGTGTTTAGTAAAGATCCTGATATCAACTCACTGCATGTCTTCGTCCTGGGAGACAAACAGCCTGTAGAG TATGGTATAAAGAAGTTGAAGTACATGCCTTACCATCACCAACACAAGTACTTCTTCCTCA TATTTTCCTTCTGTCTCTCAGTTGGACCTCCACTAATTATTCCAGTGTTTTTCAACATCCAGATATTTCGGACCATGTTTTCACAACGGGACTGGGTG GATCTGGCGTGGTCGATGACTTTCTACCTCCGCTTCTTCTGCTGTTACTACCCCTTCTTTGGTTTCTTTGGCTCAGTAGCCTTGATCAGCTTCGTCAG GTTTTTGGAAAGCCACTGGTTTGTTTGGGTGACCCAGATGAGTCATCTTCCTATGGAGATGGATCACGAGAGACGCCAGGACTGGCTCACCATGCAG TTGAGTGCTACTTGCAACATTGAACAGTCACCCTTCAACGACTGGTTCAGCGGACACCTCAACTTTCAGATTGAACACCA tctgTTTCCTACCATGCCCCGTCATAACTACCACCTGGTGGCTCCTCTGGTGCGTGCTTTGTGTGAGAAACATGGAGTTCCCTATGAGGTCAAGACTTTGCAGAAAGGCATCACTGATGTTGTCAG GTCACTGAAGAAGTCAGGCGATCTGTGGCTGGATGCATATCTTCATAAATAA
- the LOC121540762 gene encoding acyl-CoA Delta-4 desaturase isoform X2, with translation MGGGGQQTESGEPAKGDRGGPGGGGGGSAVYTWEEVQRHSHRGDQWLVIDRKVYNITQWVKRHPGGIRVISHFAGEDATEAFSAFHPDPNFVRKFLKPLLIGALAPTEPSQDQGKNAALVQDFQALRDHVEREGLLRARPLFFSLYLGHILLLEALALGLLWVWGTSWSLTLLCSLMLATSQSQAGWLQHDFGHLSVFKKSSWNHKLHKFVIGHLKGASANWWNHRHFQHHAKPNVFSKDPDINSLHVFVLGDKQPVEYGIKKLKYMPYHHQHKYFFLIGPPLIIPVFFNIQIFRTMFSQRDWVDLAWSMTFYLRFFCCYYPFFGFFGSVALISFVRFLESHWFVWVTQMSHLPMEMDHERRQDWLTMQLSATCNIEQSPFNDWFSGHLNFQIEHHLFPTMPRHNYHLVAPLVRALCEKHGVPYEVKTLQKGITDVVRSLKKSGDLWLDAYLHK, from the exons ATGGGGGGCGGAGGCCAGCAGACGGAGTCAGGCGAGCCGGCCAAGGGTGACAGGGGTGGGCCCGGTGGAGGGGGAGGTGGCAGTGCAGTCTACACCTGGGAAGAGGTCCAGAGGCACTCCCACAGAGGCGATCAGTGGTTGGTCATCGACAGGAAGGTCTATAATATTACCCAGTGGGTGAAGAGACACCCGGGGGGCATCAGGGTCATCAGTCACTTTGCTGGAGAAGATGCCACG GAAGCATTTTCCGCCTTCCATCCCGATCCTAATTTTGTCCGGAAGTTTCTGAAGCCGTTGCTGATTGGAGCGCTGGCACCCACAGAGCCCAGCCAAGACCAGGGGAAAAAT GCAGCACTGGTGCAGGACTTCCAGGCCTTGCGTGAtcatgtggagagagagggactcCTCCGTGCCCGCCCCCTGTTCTTCAGCCTCTACCTGGGCCACATCCTGCTACTAGAGGCCCTGGCTTTGGGCCTGCTCTGGGTCTGGGGGACCAGCTGGAGCCTCACACTGCTCTGTTCCCTCATGCTGGCCACGTCTCAG tcccaggctggctggctgcagCATGACTTCGGCCACCTGTCAGTCTTCAAGAAATCCAGTTGGAATCACAAACTGCACAAGTTTGTCATTGGACATCTAAAG GGTGCCTCTGCCAACTGGTGGAACCATCGTCACTTCCAGCACCACGCTAAACCCAACGTGTTTAGTAAAGATCCTGATATCAACTCACTGCATGTCTTCGTCCTGGGAGACAAACAGCCTGTAGAG TATGGTATAAAGAAGTTGAAGTACATGCCTTACCATCACCAACACAAGTACTTCTTCCTCA TTGGACCTCCACTAATTATTCCAGTGTTTTTCAACATCCAGATATTTCGGACCATGTTTTCACAACGGGACTGGGTG GATCTGGCGTGGTCGATGACTTTCTACCTCCGCTTCTTCTGCTGTTACTACCCCTTCTTTGGTTTCTTTGGCTCAGTAGCCTTGATCAGCTTCGTCAG GTTTTTGGAAAGCCACTGGTTTGTTTGGGTGACCCAGATGAGTCATCTTCCTATGGAGATGGATCACGAGAGACGCCAGGACTGGCTCACCATGCAG TTGAGTGCTACTTGCAACATTGAACAGTCACCCTTCAACGACTGGTTCAGCGGACACCTCAACTTTCAGATTGAACACCA tctgTTTCCTACCATGCCCCGTCATAACTACCACCTGGTGGCTCCTCTGGTGCGTGCTTTGTGTGAGAAACATGGAGTTCCCTATGAGGTCAAGACTTTGCAGAAAGGCATCACTGATGTTGTCAG GTCACTGAAGAAGTCAGGCGATCTGTGGCTGGATGCATATCTTCATAAATAA